A genomic region of Pseudomonas frederiksbergensis contains the following coding sequences:
- a CDS encoding RHS repeat-associated core domain-containing protein encodes MEQVVRIEQELDSFKDTLSLYREQLNHWFIKAADKVSHAADMPSLMGMERLIKFGSTTTAVSTGDDDFISSMAQCPADGFLQIESKFESVYDIPLGNIQVEVIPAEGGPSTPIDLDKFGKGRFKGDPGKFYQVRVHGAVTSKQIDELFGAYDGLTESLETWLRSEWKGFKPQWSQQSASASLLAVGNGLLAGSWAAIEGVWDSIGLIGEILKNPGKFPELLGSSATALADLAQKSPAVMEKAQLLASDEAALCLLLRTASLWLEALPPSQIAGATAQTVSKLVVELVIDLLIGIVLSFFGVGVAYLSVRLLRYGQYIVDAGLRFVAAIFKIIDSFMGYVDHYKKVAARGVAAGLKKGVMQLRWDGRRNTTLKPNQHHDNVPGQAKNPNGASADSADKTATNKCPVSMVTGEELLTLIDGSLDGILPFDFTRLYRTSAAEIDCGLGYGWSHSLAHRLEIDGDNVIWIDHENCRTPFPLPSVERPAIHNSLSRAAIYLGDEPEELILSQSGDDVRFYHFHNGRLTTISDGYDNRLRITRDRQERIKRLDNGAGRALLLRYDRSHLIAVDYQCFVPAQSLDEAWHTEQTLVSYRYDERDQLIEATNAAAKSERYNYDGQHVILQRQLAGGASFFWEWERSGKAARCIRHWASFSQMDARYVWDDQGSVTVLNIDGSEEVYVHDDRARLVRKVELGGGERLKAYDDNGRLIAEQDPLGAVTEYRYDEVGRLVALIPPEDEPTAYEYRDGFLHARYRGKAVWKYQRNAQGDVTEATDPDGHVTHYHYDVQGRLLSIRYPDTSRHVFVWNGLGQLIEETLPDGGQRRFAYDVLGRQITRQDEHGAVTHYQWDAVGRLIQTTLPTGASRAFSYNAYGKIIAERDELGRVTRYEYADDLHLVSRRINADGTQLRYRYDNAQLLLTEIENESGEKYQLDYTPNGLIRQETGFDGRRTAYVYDLNGHLLEKTEFGDDGSQLVSAYQRDAAGRLLVKTLPDGVNVEYGYDRLGRLVSVDDAHDHPLEFEYDQQGRLITEHQGWGTLLYGYDACGQLNRLRLPDNSTLDYHHAKGGALTAIDLNGTRLTTHVFAAGREQQRQQGQLLSQYHYDEQGRLQAHAVNQPNQPLYMRHYSYAVNGNLAAIADSRHGQCSYYYDALNRLARVRHARGEPPESFGHDPAGNLQMHDRPGLATIKGNRLLLQGDRHYDYDAFGNLIREHRGTAQKLVTEYRYDCQHRLIGITRPDGRTASYRYDAFGRRIAKTVDGHTTGFFWQGDNLVAESSKAHYRSYVYEPDSFRPLAMLDGKGPRKACPFYYQLDHLGTPQELTDYSGEIVWSAKYNAYGKVSHLSHGTDEQLDQPLRFQGQYFDAESGLHYNRHRYYNPDIGRYLTPDPIKLAGGLNGYQYTPNPTGWVDPLGLSGNCPPPNKPGCAAPDNVGGAKVDEGEPPLPKMTAEQRRARIDELTEANAKRRVLEFEDKYKMHTVAKHNPEIPDNALKQRSIDGSHPTKKGRKEGVNSSSQFKSWLLQFNAINDAVSRMSRNPPAPTGFTKTKDPVVRKEMPGGGRGYKPNKKDRDNPRYIDELDYSEVRFRQSGAVKPYTAFPD; translated from the coding sequence ATGGAGCAGGTCGTGCGTATCGAGCAGGAACTCGACAGCTTCAAAGACACCCTCAGTCTCTACCGCGAACAACTTAACCACTGGTTCATCAAGGCCGCCGACAAGGTTAGCCACGCTGCTGACATGCCATCGCTGATGGGCATGGAGCGGCTGATCAAATTCGGCAGCACGACCACAGCGGTGAGCACCGGTGATGACGATTTCATCTCCAGTATGGCGCAGTGTCCGGCCGACGGTTTTTTGCAAATCGAGAGCAAGTTCGAGTCGGTCTACGACATTCCGTTGGGGAATATTCAGGTCGAGGTGATCCCGGCGGAGGGTGGGCCGAGTACGCCGATTGATCTCGATAAGTTCGGCAAGGGGCGCTTCAAGGGGGATCCCGGAAAGTTCTATCAAGTGCGGGTTCACGGCGCGGTCACGTCGAAGCAAATCGATGAGCTGTTTGGCGCGTATGACGGGTTGACCGAGTCGCTGGAAACCTGGCTGCGCAGCGAGTGGAAGGGCTTCAAGCCGCAGTGGTCGCAACAGTCAGCCTCGGCCTCTCTGCTGGCGGTGGGTAACGGCTTGCTCGCCGGCAGTTGGGCGGCCATCGAGGGCGTTTGGGACAGCATTGGTCTGATTGGCGAGATTCTCAAGAACCCCGGCAAATTTCCTGAACTGCTCGGCAGCAGCGCTACGGCTCTGGCCGATCTGGCGCAAAAATCGCCGGCGGTGATGGAAAAAGCCCAACTGCTGGCCAGTGACGAAGCGGCGCTGTGTTTGTTGTTGCGTACCGCGAGCCTGTGGCTGGAAGCGTTGCCGCCGAGCCAGATCGCCGGGGCCACGGCGCAGACGGTTTCGAAGCTGGTGGTCGAGTTGGTGATCGATCTGCTGATCGGGATCGTGCTGAGCTTTTTCGGGGTGGGCGTCGCCTATCTCTCGGTGCGGCTGCTCCGGTATGGCCAATACATTGTCGATGCCGGTCTGCGCTTCGTTGCGGCGATCTTCAAGATCATCGACAGCTTCATGGGCTACGTCGACCACTACAAAAAGGTCGCTGCCCGAGGTGTCGCTGCCGGCCTGAAAAAAGGTGTGATGCAACTGCGCTGGGATGGGCGCCGCAATACCACGCTCAAGCCCAACCAACACCACGACAACGTCCCCGGTCAGGCGAAGAACCCTAACGGCGCCAGCGCCGATTCGGCAGATAAAACCGCTACCAACAAGTGCCCGGTGTCGATGGTCACTGGCGAAGAACTGCTGACCTTGATCGATGGTTCTCTGGACGGGATTCTGCCGTTCGATTTCACCCGGCTCTATCGCACCAGCGCAGCGGAGATCGATTGCGGTCTCGGCTACGGCTGGAGTCACAGCCTCGCGCATCGACTGGAAATCGACGGCGACAACGTCATCTGGATCGACCACGAAAACTGTCGTACCCCTTTTCCATTACCGAGCGTCGAGCGCCCGGCGATCCACAACAGCCTCTCGCGGGCGGCGATTTATCTGGGTGATGAGCCAGAAGAGCTGATCCTCTCCCAGTCTGGGGACGACGTACGTTTCTATCACTTTCATAACGGTCGGCTGACGACGATCAGCGACGGTTACGATAACCGCCTGCGCATTACCCGCGACCGCCAGGAACGCATCAAACGCCTCGACAACGGCGCCGGTCGTGCCTTGCTGTTGCGTTATGACCGCAGTCATTTGATTGCCGTCGATTACCAGTGCTTTGTTCCGGCCCAGAGTCTCGACGAGGCGTGGCACACCGAGCAGACGCTGGTCAGTTATCGCTATGACGAACGCGATCAACTGATCGAAGCGACCAACGCCGCTGCCAAAAGCGAGCGCTACAACTACGACGGTCAGCACGTCATTTTGCAGCGGCAACTCGCCGGTGGCGCGAGCTTTTTCTGGGAGTGGGAAAGGTCCGGCAAGGCTGCCAGATGCATTCGACATTGGGCGTCGTTTTCGCAGATGGACGCGCGGTATGTCTGGGATGACCAGGGCAGTGTCACCGTCCTGAATATTGATGGCAGCGAAGAGGTTTACGTCCATGACGATCGGGCGCGGCTGGTGCGCAAGGTCGAGCTGGGGGGAGGCGAGCGTCTCAAGGCCTACGATGACAATGGCCGGCTGATTGCCGAACAGGATCCGCTTGGGGCCGTCACGGAATACCGTTATGACGAGGTCGGACGGCTTGTCGCGCTGATTCCACCGGAAGACGAGCCGACGGCTTACGAATACCGCGACGGTTTCCTGCATGCGCGGTACCGCGGCAAGGCCGTGTGGAAATACCAACGTAATGCTCAGGGTGACGTCACTGAAGCGACCGATCCCGACGGGCATGTCACCCATTACCACTACGACGTTCAGGGGCGGCTGCTGTCGATCCGTTATCCGGACACCAGTCGGCATGTGTTCGTCTGGAACGGCTTGGGACAGCTGATCGAAGAAACGCTGCCAGACGGCGGCCAGCGTCGGTTTGCCTACGATGTTTTGGGTCGGCAGATTACCCGCCAAGACGAACACGGTGCCGTCACCCATTACCAGTGGGATGCCGTCGGACGACTGATACAGACAACGCTTCCCACAGGTGCCAGCCGCGCCTTCAGCTACAACGCCTACGGAAAAATCATCGCCGAACGCGATGAACTGGGCCGCGTCACGCGTTACGAATACGCCGATGACTTGCACCTGGTCAGCCGCCGGATCAATGCCGACGGCACCCAGCTGCGTTACCGCTACGACAACGCGCAGCTTTTGCTGACAGAAATCGAGAACGAGTCTGGCGAAAAGTATCAGCTGGACTACACGCCTAATGGCCTGATCCGACAGGAAACCGGTTTCGACGGCCGCCGCACCGCCTACGTCTACGACCTCAACGGCCACCTGCTGGAGAAAACCGAGTTCGGCGATGACGGGTCGCAACTGGTTAGCGCCTACCAACGGGATGCTGCCGGACGGCTGCTGGTCAAGACCCTGCCCGATGGCGTCAATGTCGAGTATGGCTACGACCGCCTCGGCCGACTGGTCAGCGTCGATGACGCTCACGACCACCCGTTGGAGTTCGAGTACGACCAGCAAGGCCGGCTGATCACCGAGCATCAAGGCTGGGGCACCTTGCTCTATGGCTACGACGCCTGCGGCCAGCTCAATCGCCTGCGCCTGCCGGACAACAGCACCCTCGATTACCACCACGCCAAGGGCGGTGCGCTGACCGCCATCGACCTCAACGGCACGCGGCTGACCACGCACGTCTTTGCTGCGGGGCGCGAACAACAACGCCAGCAAGGCCAACTGCTTAGCCAGTACCACTATGACGAGCAGGGCCGGTTGCAAGCCCACGCGGTCAACCAGCCAAACCAACCGCTGTACATGCGCCACTACAGCTATGCGGTCAACGGCAATCTGGCCGCCATCGCTGACAGCCGCCACGGCCAGTGCAGCTATTACTACGACGCGCTCAACCGCCTGGCCCGCGTGCGCCACGCTCGCGGCGAGCCGCCAGAAAGTTTCGGTCACGACCCGGCTGGCAATCTGCAGATGCACGATCGACCGGGCCTGGCGACAATCAAAGGTAACCGCCTGCTGCTGCAAGGCGACCGCCATTACGACTACGACGCCTTCGGCAACCTGATCCGTGAGCACCGGGGCACCGCGCAGAAACTCGTCACCGAATACCGCTACGACTGCCAGCACCGGTTGATCGGCATCACGCGGCCGGACGGCAGAACCGCCAGCTACCGCTATGACGCCTTTGGTCGTCGCATCGCCAAAACCGTCGACGGCCACACCACCGGGTTCTTCTGGCAAGGCGACAACCTCGTCGCCGAAAGCAGCAAAGCACACTACCGCAGCTATGTTTACGAGCCCGACAGCTTCCGCCCCCTGGCGATGCTCGACGGCAAAGGCCCGCGCAAGGCCTGCCCGTTCTACTACCAACTCGACCACCTCGGCACCCCGCAGGAACTGACGGATTACAGTGGCGAAATCGTCTGGTCGGCGAAGTACAACGCCTACGGCAAAGTCAGCCACCTGAGCCACGGCACCGACGAACAACTCGACCAGCCACTGCGTTTCCAGGGGCAGTACTTCGACGCTGAAAGCGGCCTGCACTACAACCGGCATCGCTACTACAATCCAGACATTGGCCGGTATCTGACACCAGACCCGATCAAATTGGCAGGTGGGTTAAACGGATATCAGTACACCCCGAATCCGACGGGCTGGGTTGATCCGTTGGGGCTGAGCGGAAATTGTCCGCCACCGAACAAGCCAGGCTGTGCGGCGCCGGATAATGTGGGTGGCGCTAAGGTTGATGAGGGTGAGCCACCGCTGCCGAAAATGACGGCTGAGCAGCGGAGGGCGAGGATTGATGAGTTGACGGAGGCGAATGCTAAGCGGCGGGTCCTAGAGTTTGAGGACAAATACAAGATGCACACTGTTGCAAAACACAATCCTGAGATACCCGACAATGCGCTGAAGCAGAGATCGATTGATGGTAGTCACCCAACAAAGAAAGGGAGAAAGGAAGGGGTGAACTCTAGCTCTCAGTTCAAAAGCTGGCTGTTACAATTTAATGCGATAAATGATGCTGTTTCTAGGATGAGTCGAAATCCTCCTGCGCCTACAGGTTTTACCAAAACTAAAGATCCTGTTGTCAGGAAAGAAATGCCGGGCGGCGGTAGAGGCTATAAACCCAATAAGAAAGATAGGGATAATCCAAGATATATAGATGAGTTGGATTATTCAGAGGTTAGGTTTCGTCAGAGTGGTGCTGTGAAGCCTTATACTGCATTCCCAGATTAG
- a CDS encoding DUF4123 domain-containing protein, translating into MQPDALSPRAWLERHPLTPSEQLFAVFGNASSAEPLKAWQRSITALAPSPIWADTAYAEWGPVMPYVGIVAAGSEFLDWVATTESRDWGWLAVSSASREVVVDHLRSLTQALLPNGNAVFFRFWDGRYLLPILQSAQVDVVQLMPLIGRCLINGQALEIGGRALKTARVFPWWEIPDALLEHLAAQSAATLINNLLKWLSEDRPDLYEAFSESVLRHKVAIFLEAPDLPQAPKTALAEFLMAELN; encoded by the coding sequence GTGCAGCCTGATGCCTTGTCACCTCGTGCCTGGCTGGAGCGCCATCCGCTGACACCTTCCGAGCAGCTGTTTGCGGTGTTCGGCAATGCCAGCTCCGCAGAACCCCTTAAAGCCTGGCAGCGCTCGATCACTGCGCTAGCACCGAGCCCAATCTGGGCCGACACCGCTTACGCCGAGTGGGGACCGGTGATGCCCTATGTCGGAATCGTCGCTGCTGGCAGTGAGTTTCTGGACTGGGTCGCTACCACAGAGTCTCGCGACTGGGGTTGGCTAGCGGTTTCTTCTGCCTCTCGAGAAGTGGTGGTCGACCATCTGCGCAGCCTTACGCAAGCCCTGTTACCCAACGGCAATGCGGTGTTTTTCCGCTTCTGGGACGGACGTTATTTACTGCCGATTCTTCAGTCTGCGCAGGTTGATGTTGTTCAACTGATGCCGCTGATCGGGCGCTGCCTGATCAATGGTCAGGCCTTGGAAATCGGTGGCCGCGCACTGAAAACCGCCAGGGTTTTTCCATGGTGGGAGATTCCCGATGCGCTATTGGAACACCTCGCGGCCCAGTCTGCCGCCACCCTAATCAACAACCTGCTGAAGTGGCTGAGCGAGGATCGCCCTGATCTGTACGAGGCGTTTTCCGAAAGCGTTTTGCGGCACAAAGTCGCAATCTTTCTTGAAGCGCCGGACCTGCCTCAAGCACCGAAAACTGCCTTGGCGGAGTTCCTGATGGCGGAGCTGAACTGA
- a CDS encoding type VI secretion system Vgr family protein yields MLAPAHQPRFTLTLDGVQNELKVLEFTGKEAISQPYRFDLELVSERPDLDLESLLHRQAFLGFDTQGSGVHGQVYRVAQGDAGKRLTRYQVSLVPRLAYLDRRINQRIFQHKNVPAIIAQVLKGHGIQRDAFEFCLSSDYPEREYCVQYAESDLAFIQRLCAEIGIHYHFQHNPNGHLLVFGDDQTVFRRLAESTLYLPGSGMAADQPAIKRFNVRLETRTTAVTRRDYDFHKPGLLLQSTVDREQRPVLEDYHYPGQFTDRDHGKYLAQRALERHGADYRQAEGRSDQSALLTGHFLKIAEHPRAEWNDLWLLTEVEHHGRQPQVLEESADSGDFQGYRNTFLVTPWDVPFRPPLVENKPRVPGYQNAVVTGPSDSEIHCDEFGRVKVQFAWDREGQLNEHSSCWLRVASGWAHDGYGSALIPRVGMEVLVGFVDADPDKPLVMACLPNGANLVPLDLPADKTRSIFRSQSSPGGGGYNELRIEDRKGAEEIYLRAQRDWTQHVLRDSHLQVGNQRSVVVAGLDRHELKADEQRITHGQRQTEVKRDDHLVVVGDRHIRVTSQALNASQQFHVSAGQQVVIDGGASVTLQAGGQWINIGPGGIYSSVPIQVGGAPMPTMAAAPALPDAPLKRVAAAAALLSAAQILSLKSDAPFCEECERCKEGVCAA; encoded by the coding sequence ATGCTCGCGCCTGCCCATCAACCGCGTTTCACGTTGACCCTCGACGGCGTCCAGAATGAGCTCAAAGTGCTTGAGTTCACGGGCAAGGAAGCCATCAGCCAACCCTATCGTTTTGACCTGGAACTGGTCAGTGAACGCCCGGATCTCGATCTTGAAAGCCTGCTGCATCGACAGGCCTTTCTCGGTTTCGATACACAAGGCTCAGGCGTGCACGGCCAGGTCTATCGAGTGGCCCAAGGTGACGCCGGCAAGCGTCTGACTCGCTACCAAGTCAGCCTGGTGCCGCGGCTGGCTTATCTTGATCGGCGCATTAATCAGCGCATCTTCCAGCACAAGAACGTCCCGGCGATCATTGCGCAGGTTCTCAAAGGTCATGGTATCCAGCGTGATGCTTTCGAGTTTTGCCTTAGTAGTGATTACCCAGAGCGCGAGTACTGCGTGCAATACGCCGAGAGCGATCTGGCGTTTATCCAGCGGTTGTGCGCCGAGATCGGCATTCACTACCACTTCCAGCACAACCCGAACGGCCATCTGCTGGTGTTCGGTGACGATCAGACAGTTTTCCGCCGGCTTGCGGAGTCGACCCTTTACTTGCCAGGCAGCGGAATGGCCGCCGATCAGCCTGCGATCAAGCGTTTCAACGTACGGCTGGAAACCCGCACCACTGCCGTGACCCGTCGAGACTACGACTTCCACAAGCCCGGTCTGTTGCTGCAAAGCACTGTCGACCGCGAACAGCGCCCGGTGCTGGAGGATTACCACTACCCCGGTCAGTTCACTGATCGCGACCACGGCAAATACTTGGCGCAACGGGCTCTGGAGCGTCATGGCGCGGATTACCGTCAGGCTGAAGGTCGCAGTGATCAATCGGCGTTGCTCACCGGCCATTTTCTGAAGATCGCCGAGCACCCGCGCGCAGAATGGAATGACCTGTGGCTACTGACAGAAGTCGAGCACCACGGTCGGCAACCGCAAGTGCTGGAAGAGTCTGCTGACAGCGGTGATTTTCAGGGCTATCGCAATACCTTTCTGGTGACGCCGTGGGACGTACCCTTTCGTCCGCCATTGGTTGAAAACAAACCGCGAGTGCCGGGCTATCAGAATGCAGTCGTCACGGGGCCGAGCGACAGCGAAATTCATTGCGACGAGTTCGGGCGGGTCAAGGTGCAATTCGCCTGGGACCGCGAGGGGCAACTCAACGAGCATTCCAGTTGCTGGCTACGAGTAGCCAGTGGCTGGGCACATGACGGTTACGGCAGTGCGCTGATCCCGCGGGTGGGAATGGAAGTGCTGGTGGGGTTTGTCGATGCCGACCCGGACAAACCATTGGTCATGGCCTGCCTGCCGAATGGGGCCAACTTGGTGCCGCTCGACCTGCCAGCGGACAAAACCCGCAGCATTTTTCGCAGCCAGAGCAGTCCCGGTGGCGGTGGTTACAACGAGCTGCGCATCGAAGACCGCAAGGGCGCCGAGGAGATTTATCTGCGTGCCCAGCGCGACTGGACCCAGCACGTGTTGCGCGATTCACACCTGCAAGTGGGTAACCAGCGAAGTGTGGTAGTCGCGGGTCTCGATCGCCATGAACTGAAGGCTGACGAACAGCGCATCACTCATGGTCAGCGCCAAACCGAAGTAAAGCGGGACGATCATCTGGTGGTGGTTGGCGACCGGCACATTCGGGTGACCAGTCAGGCGCTCAATGCCAGTCAGCAGTTCCATGTCAGCGCCGGCCAGCAAGTGGTCATCGACGGCGGTGCCAGCGTGACCCTTCAGGCGGGCGGGCAGTGGATCAACATCGGCCCCGGAGGGATTTACAGCAGCGTACCGATTCAGGTGGGGGGGGCGCCGATGCCGACGATGGCTGCTGCGCCGGCCTTGCCCGATGCACCGTTGAAACGCGTAGCCGCCGCGGCAGCGCTGCTGAGTGCCGCACAGATTCTGAGCCTGAAAAGCGATGCGCCGTTCTGCGAAGAGTGCGAGCGCTGCAAGGAGGGTGTCTGTGCAGCCTGA
- the putP gene encoding sodium/proline symporter PutP produces MSASNPTLITFVIYIAAMVLIGFMAYRSTNNLSDYILGGRSLGSVVTALSAGASDMSGWLLMGLPGAIYMSGLSESWIAIGLIVGAYLNWLFVAGRLRVQTEHNGDALTLPDYFSSRFEDKSGLLRIISAVVILVFFTIYCASGIVAGARLFESTFGMSYETALWAGAAATIAYTFVGGFLAVSWTDTVQATLMIFALLLTPIIVLLATGGIDTTFLAIEAQDPGNFDMLKNTSFIGIISLMGWGLGYFGQPHILARFMAADSVKSIANARRISMTWMILCLGGTVAVGFFGIAYFSANPAVAMPVSENHERVFIELAKILFNPWIAGVLLSAILAAVMSTLSCQLLVCSSALTEDFYKSFLRKNASQVELVWVGRAMVLAVALIAIAMAANPENRVLGLVSYAWAGFGAAFGPVVLISVLWKGMTRNGALAGIVVGALTVIVWKHFSLLGLYEIIPGFIFASLAIVLVSKMGAPSAGMLQRFAAAEKDFHLNK; encoded by the coding sequence ATGAGTGCAAGCAATCCAACCTTGATCACGTTCGTGATCTATATCGCAGCGATGGTGCTGATCGGCTTCATGGCCTATCGCTCCACCAACAACCTTTCTGACTACATTCTGGGTGGCCGTAGCCTGGGCAGCGTCGTGACCGCGCTTTCCGCTGGCGCCTCCGACATGAGCGGCTGGTTGCTGATGGGCCTGCCGGGCGCCATCTACATGTCGGGTCTGTCGGAAAGCTGGATCGCCATCGGCCTGATCGTCGGTGCGTACCTGAACTGGCTGTTCGTGGCCGGTCGTCTGCGCGTGCAGACCGAACACAACGGCGACGCGCTGACGCTGCCGGATTACTTCTCCAGCCGTTTTGAAGACAAGAGCGGCTTGCTGCGCATCATCTCTGCCGTGGTGATCCTGGTGTTCTTCACCATCTATTGCGCCTCCGGCATCGTGGCCGGCGCCCGTCTGTTTGAAAGCACCTTCGGCATGTCCTACGAGACTGCGTTGTGGGCCGGTGCTGCGGCGACGATTGCCTACACCTTCGTCGGTGGTTTCCTGGCGGTGAGCTGGACTGACACCGTACAAGCCACGCTGATGATCTTCGCCCTGTTGCTGACGCCCATCATCGTGCTGCTGGCTACCGGCGGCATCGACACCACGTTCCTGGCCATCGAAGCGCAAGATCCAGGCAACTTCGACATGCTGAAAAACACCAGCTTTATCGGTATCATTTCGCTGATGGGGTGGGGTCTGGGCTACTTCGGTCAGCCGCACATCCTGGCGCGCTTCATGGCGGCGGATTCGGTCAAGTCGATTGCCAACGCCCGTCGCATCTCCATGACCTGGATGATCCTGTGCCTGGGCGGCACCGTGGCGGTGGGCTTCTTCGGTATTGCTTACTTCTCGGCGAACCCGGCCGTGGCGATGCCAGTGAGTGAAAACCACGAGCGCGTGTTCATCGAACTGGCCAAGATCCTGTTCAACCCGTGGATCGCCGGTGTGCTGCTGTCGGCCATTCTGGCTGCCGTGATGAGCACCCTGAGCTGCCAGTTGCTGGTGTGCTCGAGCGCCCTGACCGAAGACTTCTACAAATCCTTCCTGCGTAAAAACGCTTCCCAGGTTGAACTGGTCTGGGTCGGTCGCGCCATGGTGCTGGCCGTTGCCCTGATTGCCATCGCCATGGCTGCCAACCCGGAAAACCGCGTGCTGGGTCTGGTCAGCTACGCCTGGGCCGGCTTCGGTGCCGCGTTCGGTCCGGTGGTACTGATCTCGGTACTCTGGAAAGGCATGACCCGTAACGGCGCACTGGCCGGTATCGTGGTTGGCGCACTCACCGTGATTGTCTGGAAACACTTCAGCCTGTTGGGCTTGTACGAAATCATCCCGGGCTTCATCTTCGCCAGCCTAGCCATTGTGCTGGTCAGCAAAATGGGTGCGCCGTCGGCGGGTATGCTGCAGCGTTTCGCAGCGGCGGAAAAAGATTTCCACCTGAACAAGTGA